A genomic stretch from Mycobacterium malmoense includes:
- a CDS encoding FAD-dependent monooxygenase yields MRILISGAGVAGLSAAIDLGADGHDVTIVERADHLRVNGSPIDIRGDALDVADKMGVLGQIRDRRIDMSERVQFVDSNGAVVAEPPFDEINDSPDDTEIPREELTNILYNHLGSPVELRFGESIAELDDDGAGVNIRFASGARDRYDLVVGADGMHSAVRRLTFGPEQQFLRHLGFYIALAALPEYTPTGRNNPMYNFPGHMAGIAAYNDKALAVFMFRSPWIDYDYHDLATQKLILADAFAGHSEWRVPELIDAAIQDPELYFDSVSQIQMPVWHRGRVVLVGDAAHCTSNLTGRGTSLALTGAWFLAQALRDHPGDVTQAWEQYDRDQRPLATKIQAIAAPGGDRLVPATQEQIDARNRALTEASAKKQRDN; encoded by the coding sequence ATGCGCATTCTCATCTCCGGTGCGGGTGTCGCGGGCCTGAGCGCCGCGATCGACCTCGGGGCCGACGGCCACGACGTGACCATCGTCGAGCGCGCCGACCATCTGCGGGTTAACGGCTCCCCCATCGACATTCGCGGCGACGCACTCGACGTCGCCGACAAGATGGGTGTGCTCGGACAGATCCGCGACCGTCGAATCGACATGAGCGAACGCGTGCAGTTCGTCGACAGCAACGGCGCCGTGGTGGCCGAGCCACCTTTCGACGAGATCAACGATTCCCCCGACGACACCGAAATCCCGCGCGAAGAGCTCACTAACATCCTCTACAACCACCTCGGTTCGCCGGTAGAGCTGCGGTTCGGCGAATCCATCGCCGAATTGGACGACGACGGAGCCGGAGTCAACATCCGCTTCGCCTCGGGCGCCCGCGACCGCTACGACCTCGTCGTCGGGGCCGACGGGATGCACTCGGCCGTCCGCCGGCTGACGTTCGGTCCCGAACAGCAATTCCTGCGCCATCTCGGCTTCTATATCGCACTGGCCGCGCTGCCCGAGTACACGCCGACCGGACGCAACAACCCGATGTACAACTTTCCCGGTCACATGGCCGGCATCGCCGCCTACAACGACAAAGCGTTGGCGGTCTTCATGTTCCGATCGCCCTGGATTGACTACGACTACCACGACCTCGCCACCCAAAAGCTGATCCTCGCCGACGCTTTCGCCGGCCATAGCGAGTGGCGAGTCCCCGAACTGATCGACGCGGCAATCCAGGATCCGGAGTTGTACTTCGACTCGGTCAGCCAGATCCAGATGCCCGTCTGGCACCGCGGTCGCGTCGTCCTCGTTGGCGATGCCGCGCACTGCACCTCCAACCTGACCGGCCGAGGCACCAGCCTCGCCCTGACCGGCGCATGGTTTCTGGCCCAAGCACTGCGCGACCACCCCGGCGACGTCACCCAAGCATGGGAGCAATACGACCGCGATCAGAGGCCGCTCGCGACCAAAATCCAGGCGATAGCGGCGCCGGGAGGCGACCGACTGGTGCCGGCCACCCAAGAACAAATCGACGCCCGCAACCGAGCCTTAACCGAGGCATCCGCAAAGAAGCAACGCGACAACTGA
- a CDS encoding FKBP-type peptidyl-prolyl cis-trans isomerase, with translation MTAVKSSRVYFSVALAACIAVIVLTLAGSGKATAAGSCPTAAPQNGGTPDWTLAGTTGSIAVTGSTDTTAPRVNVTTPFSVTQTQVHTLHAGDGPVVPGTARVSVCYMGVNGRDGSVFDSSYERGAPVDFPLGGVVPGFQKAITGQTVGSTVAVAMTSADGYPDGQPSAGIRPGDTLIFAIKVLSASS, from the coding sequence GTGACGGCCGTGAAGTCCTCCCGAGTCTATTTTTCCGTGGCGCTCGCAGCCTGTATCGCGGTAATCGTTCTGACGCTCGCTGGATCGGGCAAGGCGACCGCGGCCGGTTCGTGCCCAACCGCAGCACCGCAGAACGGTGGAACGCCCGACTGGACGCTGGCCGGGACCACGGGCAGCATCGCGGTCACCGGGTCCACGGATACGACGGCTCCGCGTGTGAACGTGACGACACCGTTCAGCGTGACCCAGACCCAGGTGCATACGCTGCACGCCGGAGATGGACCGGTGGTGCCGGGCACGGCGCGGGTATCCGTGTGCTACATGGGTGTCAATGGACGTGACGGGTCCGTGTTCGACAGCAGCTACGAACGGGGTGCCCCGGTCGACTTCCCGCTTGGCGGAGTCGTGCCGGGCTTCCAGAAAGCCATCACGGGACAAACGGTCGGCTCGACGGTCGCCGTCGCAATGACCTCCGCGGATGGCTATCCCGACGGTCAGCCGAGCGCTGGAATCCGGCCGGGCGACACGCTCATCTTCGCGATCAAGGTCCTCAGCGCCTCGAGCTGA
- a CDS encoding O-methyltransferase produces MTATLNQPAYASIIDRLFANAQLDAERRQGASPRDYSFEERADACQDFYLSVAPDSGRLLYSLVRAVKPTTVVEYGMSYGISTLHLAAAVRDNGTGHVITTEMSSRKLAAARATFDEAGVSDLITILEGDARATLKTVSGPVQFVLLDGWPDLDLEVVKILEPVLAPGALIVGDNVNLDPEHAYLNYVHAPENGYVSTALPLDKGLELTVRV; encoded by the coding sequence ATGACCGCAACCTTGAATCAACCGGCATACGCCTCGATCATCGACCGCCTATTCGCCAATGCGCAGCTGGATGCTGAACGGCGACAGGGAGCTTCGCCGCGCGACTACTCCTTCGAAGAACGCGCGGACGCATGCCAAGACTTCTATCTCTCCGTGGCTCCCGACTCGGGCCGCCTGCTGTACAGCCTCGTCCGTGCGGTCAAACCGACGACCGTCGTGGAATACGGCATGTCGTATGGCATCTCGACACTGCACCTAGCTGCGGCGGTCCGCGACAACGGCACAGGGCACGTCATCACCACCGAGATGAGCTCCCGCAAGCTGGCGGCAGCCCGCGCAACGTTCGACGAAGCGGGAGTCAGTGACCTGATCACCATCCTCGAAGGAGACGCCCGCGCCACCCTCAAGACAGTCAGCGGCCCAGTGCAATTCGTGCTTCTCGACGGCTGGCCCGACCTCGACCTGGAGGTGGTGAAGATTCTCGAACCCGTGCTGGCACCCGGCGCACTCATCGTCGGCGACAACGTCAACCTCGACCCGGAGCATGCCTACCTCAACTATGTCCACGCCCCGGAGAACGGCTACGTCAGCACCGCGCTGCCTCTCGACAAGGGCTTGGAGCTGACCGTCCGCGTATAA
- a CDS encoding dienelactone hydrolase family protein: MSEQSGTASAPELEINESGHVVVFRPVPGSPNVFSHPFVDAQLIRAMGLAAVGAAAVGECYTTARRVDENNLFESWYTEWAATAGRVDALGADVLTRGHKVSAREAFFRGASYYRNAYFFLHHNDPRKRPTWKKGQDAFRNAVKLWDTPVEVVAIPYEKGKTLPGYFFKVDDSTTARPTLLGISGADGTYEEVATQVGKAAIERGYNLLAFEMPGQFGTVLNDPELVYRTDTWVPVGAAVDYALTRPEVDPQRLAFTGYSWGGAMGPRAVSREKRIKAIIANSLVPECRATILMSCGADPENPDASQVDGSTPTGNYVLNDFSWRCGVGDQPLTELKKLLDGMILWGLEDQLTTPLLNVTAAGEGGTMQGPTDKFFDGLTCPKTSVHLTSLDGADLHCQANNLNRRNQIEFDWLDETFNKQTAK; this comes from the coding sequence ATGTCCGAACAGTCAGGCACGGCCTCGGCGCCGGAACTTGAGATAAACGAGTCGGGCCACGTGGTGGTGTTTCGCCCCGTACCCGGGTCGCCGAACGTGTTCAGTCACCCCTTCGTCGATGCCCAGCTGATCCGTGCCATGGGCTTGGCAGCTGTCGGTGCTGCCGCTGTGGGTGAGTGTTACACCACTGCGCGCCGGGTTGACGAGAACAATCTCTTCGAGAGCTGGTACACCGAGTGGGCGGCGACCGCAGGGCGGGTGGACGCACTCGGCGCAGATGTCTTGACGCGCGGCCATAAGGTCAGCGCTCGCGAGGCGTTCTTTCGGGGGGCGAGCTATTACCGGAATGCCTATTTCTTCTTGCACCACAATGACCCTCGCAAGAGGCCGACGTGGAAAAAGGGCCAAGACGCGTTCCGGAATGCGGTGAAGTTATGGGATACGCCGGTCGAGGTGGTGGCGATCCCCTACGAGAAGGGTAAGACGCTGCCCGGCTACTTCTTCAAGGTCGACGACAGCACCACGGCGCGGCCAACGTTGTTGGGGATTAGTGGGGCTGATGGCACCTACGAAGAGGTGGCCACCCAGGTCGGGAAGGCTGCAATCGAGCGTGGCTACAACCTGTTGGCCTTCGAGATGCCGGGTCAGTTCGGGACGGTCTTAAACGATCCCGAGCTGGTGTACCGCACCGATACGTGGGTGCCGGTCGGCGCGGCGGTCGACTACGCCCTGACCCGCCCGGAGGTCGATCCGCAGCGTCTCGCGTTCACCGGCTACAGCTGGGGTGGCGCCATGGGCCCGCGGGCGGTGAGCCGCGAGAAGCGCATCAAGGCGATCATCGCCAATTCACTGGTCCCTGAGTGCCGGGCGACCATCCTGATGTCTTGCGGAGCCGACCCGGAGAACCCCGATGCCTCGCAGGTCGACGGCTCAACCCCCACCGGTAATTATGTTCTGAACGACTTCAGTTGGCGTTGCGGCGTGGGAGATCAACCGCTCACAGAGCTCAAAAAGCTCTTGGACGGCATGATCTTGTGGGGTCTTGAGGACCAGCTGACAACGCCGTTGTTGAACGTCACCGCCGCGGGCGAAGGCGGCACCATGCAGGGGCCAACAGATAAGTTCTTCGACGGTTTGACTTGCCCGAAGACGTCCGTGCACCTCACCTCGCTCGACGGTGCCGACCTCCACTGCCAGGCCAACAACCTCAACCGGAGAAACCAAATCGAGTTCGACTGGCTCGACGAAACATTCAACAAGCAGACGGCCAAATAA
- a CDS encoding TetR/AcrR family transcriptional regulator produces MTGLRERKKTDTRRALSDAAMRLASERGMDNVTREDIAALAGVSARTFSNYFATKYDALVYRQTERVHRSVALLRERPAGEALWTSITEALLGPIEEDFAEATGNKNTLPTPTGLAEIRKLLANSEVRSALTRDLVGEFASAIAERTGTDLRRDMYPRVVAAVIRAVVEATMDIYATADPPVAYPMLLRAALTDIAAGLPAPNDESSVKGVLPCPNSQARPRRRNLR; encoded by the coding sequence ATGACCGGGCTGCGAGAACGCAAGAAAACCGATACCCGTCGCGCGTTGTCTGATGCCGCGATGCGGCTGGCCTCCGAGCGCGGTATGGACAACGTCACCCGAGAAGACATCGCGGCGCTGGCCGGGGTGTCGGCGCGCACATTCAGCAACTACTTCGCCACCAAGTACGACGCACTGGTCTATCGGCAGACCGAGCGTGTGCACCGCAGTGTTGCCCTGTTGCGTGAGCGTCCCGCCGGGGAGGCGCTGTGGACCTCGATCACCGAGGCGTTGCTCGGGCCAATCGAAGAGGACTTCGCCGAGGCGACGGGTAACAAGAACACGCTGCCGACTCCTACCGGACTAGCCGAGATTCGAAAGCTGCTGGCCAACAGCGAGGTTCGTAGTGCTCTGACCCGGGATCTGGTTGGTGAGTTCGCCTCAGCGATCGCCGAGCGCACTGGAACCGATCTGCGGCGCGACATGTATCCGCGCGTGGTGGCAGCCGTCATTCGCGCAGTGGTCGAGGCCACCATGGACATCTACGCGACCGCGGATCCGCCGGTTGCCTACCCGATGCTGCTGCGTGCAGCGCTCACCGATATCGCCGCCGGGCTTCCGGCACCCAACGACGAATCATCAGTCAAAGGAGTTCTCCCATGTCCGAACAGTCAGGCACGGCCTCGGCGCCGGAACTTGAGATAA
- a CDS encoding DEAD/DEAH box helicase, with protein MTTGKTFADLGVGEPLIGVLAARGITHPFPIQIETLPDTLAGRDVLGRGKTGSGKTLAFSIPMVSGLAKRPRRPSRPSGLVLAPTRELASQITAVLEPLAAVNDLRVTTIFGGVPQGKQAAALKSGVDIVVACPGRLEDLMKQRLISLDSIEITVIDEADHMADLGFLPGVTRILAATPSGGQRLLFSATLDNGVDKLVNRFLRDAVLHSVDGSNSSVPEMTHHVFHVSGVQAKKELVHRLASGTGRRILFMRTKRQARKLAMQLTESGVPAVDLHGNLSQPARDRNLAAFSTGEARVLVATDIAARGVHVDGIELVVHIDPPAEHKAYLHRSGRTARAGSRGDVVTVVLPEQRKDTHSLMRRAGIRVTPQEVTVDSAAVHAVAGDMAPYRAPAPQKTAPSRPSQPRRSGSAGRRRRRRSGRVQR; from the coding sequence GTGACTACTGGCAAGACATTTGCCGATCTCGGCGTGGGTGAACCACTCATCGGAGTGCTCGCCGCCCGCGGGATCACCCATCCGTTTCCCATCCAAATCGAAACCCTTCCCGACACACTCGCCGGCCGGGACGTCCTTGGCCGCGGCAAGACAGGCAGCGGTAAGACGCTTGCCTTTTCGATTCCTATGGTCAGCGGGCTGGCCAAACGTCCGCGTCGCCCCTCCCGACCGTCGGGTCTGGTTCTCGCCCCCACCCGGGAGCTGGCCAGCCAGATAACCGCGGTGCTGGAACCGTTGGCTGCCGTCAACGACCTCCGTGTGACGACAATCTTTGGGGGCGTACCGCAAGGCAAGCAGGCGGCGGCGCTAAAGTCTGGCGTCGATATTGTCGTGGCCTGCCCCGGCCGGCTTGAAGACTTGATGAAGCAACGCTTGATCAGTCTCGACTCGATCGAGATCACGGTGATCGACGAAGCCGATCACATGGCCGATCTCGGCTTCCTTCCCGGCGTCACCCGCATCCTGGCGGCCACACCGAGCGGTGGCCAGCGACTGCTGTTTTCCGCAACCCTCGATAACGGCGTCGACAAGCTCGTCAACCGATTCCTGCGCGACGCCGTGCTGCACTCTGTCGACGGCTCCAACTCGTCCGTGCCCGAGATGACCCACCACGTGTTCCATGTCTCCGGCGTGCAAGCCAAAAAGGAGCTGGTACATCGGCTCGCCTCCGGCACCGGACGCCGAATCTTGTTCATGCGCACCAAACGTCAGGCACGCAAGCTCGCCATGCAGCTCACCGAATCCGGTGTCCCGGCAGTCGATTTGCACGGCAACCTTTCTCAACCCGCACGCGACCGAAATCTCGCCGCCTTCAGCACGGGTGAGGCACGGGTGTTGGTAGCCACCGACATCGCCGCGCGCGGTGTACATGTCGACGGAATCGAATTGGTGGTGCACATTGATCCGCCCGCCGAGCACAAGGCCTACTTGCACCGGTCCGGACGAACGGCGCGGGCCGGAAGCCGGGGTGACGTCGTGACTGTCGTCTTGCCCGAGCAGCGCAAGGACACACATTCGCTGATGCGCCGGGCAGGCATCCGTGTCACTCCACAGGAGGTCACTGTCGACTCGGCCGCCGTGCATGCGGTGGCCGGCGACATGGCGCCCTACCGGGCTCCCGCACCGCAGAAGACGGCTCCGTCGCGTCCATCGCAGCCTCGCCGCTCGGGTTCCGCCGGCCGCAGACGGCGCCGCCGGTCTGGCCGCGTGCAGCGCTGA